One genomic window of Etheostoma spectabile isolate EspeVRDwgs_2016 chromosome 7, UIUC_Espe_1.0, whole genome shotgun sequence includes the following:
- the LOC116693130 gene encoding protein phosphatase 1 regulatory subunit 12B isoform X1, translating to MSTYYPRTKDLTRTRKSVTDSPPSSPSPTDKNYRHERLSRYDSSGESVTDKPLGRTSSYTRRETRLAALNRQEQDSTTKDYKKMYAEALHENEKLKSRLQDSKQELVKIRSQLEKVTQRHDRISERSTVLESEKREKQALEKRVSNMEDELKAFPALAQVQTLRRVNECLLAENRAMLRVLARLSETASMPETEDL from the exons ATGTCAACCTACTACCCACGCACCAAGGACCTGACTCGCACCAGGAAGTCAGTGACAGATTCTCCACCGTCCTCTCCGTCCCCCACAGACAAAAACTACAGA CATGAAAGATTGTCAAG ATATGACTCCAGTGGGGAGAGTGTGACAGACAAACCATTGGGCCGCACCAGCTCTTACACTCGGAGAGAGACGAGGCTGGCTGCTCTGAACAGACAGGAGCAGGACTCCACTACCAAAGACTATAAGAAG ATGTATGCAGAAGCTTTGCATGAGAATGAGAAGCTCAAGTCCAGGTTGCAGGACAGCAAACAGGAACTGGTCAAGATACGTTCCCAGCTGGAGAAAGTCACTCAG AGGCACGACAGAATATCAGAGAGATCTACAGTACTTGAATCAGAGAAAAGG GAAAAACAAGCTCTTGAGAAAAGAGTGTCAAACATGGAAGATGAGTTAAAG GCTTTCCCTGCTCTGGCTCAGGTCCAGACCCTGAGGAGGGTGAACGAGTGTCTCCTGGCTGAGAATAGAGCCATGCTGCGCGTCCTCGCCCGCCTCTCTGAGACGGCCTCCATGCCGGAGACAGAGGACCTCTGA
- the LOC116693130 gene encoding protein phosphatase 1 regulatory subunit 12B isoform X2: protein MSTYYPRTKDLTRTRKSVTDSPPSSPSPTDKNYRHERLSRYDSSGESVTDKPLGRTSSYTRRETRLAALNRQEQDSTTKDYKKMYAEALHENEKLKSRLQDSKQELVKIRSQLEKVTQRHDRISERSTVLESEKREKQALEKRVSNMEDELKILTELKSDNQRLKDENGALIRVISKLSK, encoded by the exons ATGTCAACCTACTACCCACGCACCAAGGACCTGACTCGCACCAGGAAGTCAGTGACAGATTCTCCACCGTCCTCTCCGTCCCCCACAGACAAAAACTACAGA CATGAAAGATTGTCAAG ATATGACTCCAGTGGGGAGAGTGTGACAGACAAACCATTGGGCCGCACCAGCTCTTACACTCGGAGAGAGACGAGGCTGGCTGCTCTGAACAGACAGGAGCAGGACTCCACTACCAAAGACTATAAGAAG ATGTATGCAGAAGCTTTGCATGAGAATGAGAAGCTCAAGTCCAGGTTGCAGGACAGCAAACAGGAACTGGTCAAGATACGTTCCCAGCTGGAGAAAGTCACTCAG AGGCACGACAGAATATCAGAGAGATCTACAGTACTTGAATCAGAGAAAAGG GAAAAACAAGCTCTTGAGAAAAGAGTGTCAAACATGGAAGATGAGTTAAAG ATCTTAACAGAGTTAAAATCAGACAACCAGAGGCTTAAGGATGAGAATGGGGCTCTCATCCGAGTCATCAGCAAACTGTCCAAATGA
- the zgc:66479 gene encoding troponin T, skeletal muscle isoform X3 — MTAKHRRGKGNHKHEDNFFKNEVTESEVRTGVNNHALHLVLFLLIVIGGATGAWFCFQQHQTLTYLTDNLVGMQMKIVKLQSSHEEMRQSSSEQHVSESLERRLNALEDSYALAQKQVGVALATAEQLKTSDLPAQLLSLHTEMKARLAEMQQATVSLEQLSQLQTMLKGKSEEFEGVRIHVEGLATLSAELSQKVEVLTGSVEEAESKLEDRVGQVETLSATLDRQAAEVLRLKEQLDTYQAQLEASTLEMATVRELLVSEQSQRLQQASVEEQLSTTVGQTEEETASAAKEEEIPAAEEEEAATAEEEEAPADGEQEASNPEEEAEADEGAAGVEQEDSVNEETAPAEEVEAVEEDQTEQDKLVALSEKTAEGEQSEEENQEAHEEESHKAEEEEEEVEVVEVEAVPEVENGLEGEKVLEEEEQQQDKAAEEEADE; from the exons ATGACTGCAAAGCATCGAAGAGGGAAAGGCAACCACAAACATGAAGAtaactttttcaaaaatgaagtTACCGAGTCAGAAGTTCGCACGGGAGTGAATAATCACGCTCTCCACTTGGTTTTATTTCTGCTGATTGTAATTGGCGGTGCCACTGGCGCATGGTTCTGTTTCCAGCAGCACCAAACTTTAACCTACTTAACAGACAATCTCGTGGGCATGCAGATGAAAATAGTCAAACTACAGTCCTCCCACGAAGAAATGCGACAGTCAAGTAGTGAg CAGCACGTTTCAGAAAGCCTAGAGAGACGCCTGAATGCTCTGGAGGATTCTTATGCATTGGCCCAGAAACAGGTGGGCGTGGCCTTGGCTACAGCTGAACAGCTCAAGACGTCTGACCTGCCCGCTCAGCTGCTGTCCCTCCACACGGAGATGAAAGCCCGCCTGGCGGAGATGCAGCAGGCCACCGTGTCTCTGGAGCAGCTGAGCCAGCTGCAGACCATGCTGAAGGGGAAGAGTGAGGAGTTCGAGGGTGTCAGGATTCATGTGGAGGGCCTGGCCACACTGAGCGCTGAGCTATCCCAGAAGGTTGAAGTCTTGACAGGGAGCGTGGAAGAAGCAGAATCAAAGCTGGAGGACAGAGTTGGACAGGTTGAGACGCTGAGTGCCACCCTGGATAGACAGGCCGCCGAGGTGCTCCGACTAAAAGAGCAGCTGGACACCTACCAGGCTCAGCTTGAGGCCAGCACACTGGAAATGGCTACCGTCAG AGAGCTGCTTGTGAGTGAACAGTCCCAGCGGCTCCAGCAGGCCAGTGTGGAGGAGCAGCTCAGTACG ACGGTGGGACAGACGGAAGAAGAGACAGCTTCCGCagctaaagaagaagaaatcccT gcagctgaagAAGAGGAAGCTGCAACAGCTGAA GAAGAGGAAGCTCCTGCAGATGGAGAACAAGAGGCATCCAACCCAGAAGAAGAGGCAGAGGCAGATGAAGGAGCAGCTGGTGTGGAGCAGGAGGACTCTGTGAATGAGGAAACGGCCCCTGCagaggaggtggaggcagtaGAGGAGGATCAGACAGAGCAGGACAAGTTGGTTGCTTTATCGGAAAAGACAGCAGAAGGGGAACAAAGTGAAGAGGAGAACCAGGAAGCACATGAAGAGGAGAGCCAcaaagcagaggaggaggaggaggaggtggaggtggtggaggtggaggcagtGCCTGAAGTAGAGAATGGACTGGAAGGGGAGAAAGTGTTAGAagaagaggagcagcagcaggataAAGCAGCTGAAGAGGAGGCTGATGAATGA
- the LOC116693130 gene encoding protein phosphatase 1 regulatory subunit 12B isoform X3 yields the protein MSTYYPRTKDLTRTRKSVTDSPPSSPSPTDKNYRHERLSRYDSSGESVTDKPLGRTSSYTRRETRLAALNRQEQDSTTKDYKKMYAEALHENEKLKSRLQDSKQELVKIRSQLEKVTQRHDRISERSTVLESEKREKQALEKRVSNMEDELKQDAPLRFRCGYQP from the exons ATGTCAACCTACTACCCACGCACCAAGGACCTGACTCGCACCAGGAAGTCAGTGACAGATTCTCCACCGTCCTCTCCGTCCCCCACAGACAAAAACTACAGA CATGAAAGATTGTCAAG ATATGACTCCAGTGGGGAGAGTGTGACAGACAAACCATTGGGCCGCACCAGCTCTTACACTCGGAGAGAGACGAGGCTGGCTGCTCTGAACAGACAGGAGCAGGACTCCACTACCAAAGACTATAAGAAG ATGTATGCAGAAGCTTTGCATGAGAATGAGAAGCTCAAGTCCAGGTTGCAGGACAGCAAACAGGAACTGGTCAAGATACGTTCCCAGCTGGAGAAAGTCACTCAG AGGCACGACAGAATATCAGAGAGATCTACAGTACTTGAATCAGAGAAAAGG GAAAAACAAGCTCTTGAGAAAAGAGTGTCAAACATGGAAGATGAGTTAAAG CAGGACGCCCCACTGCGGTTCCGCTGTGGGTACCAGCCCTGA
- the zgc:66479 gene encoding uncharacterized abhydrolase domain-containing protein DDB_G0269086 isoform X2 — MTAKHRRGKGNHKHEDNFFKNEVTESEVRTGVNNHALHLVLFLLIVIGGATGAWFCFQQHQTLTYLTDNLVGMQMKIVKLQSSHEEMRQSSSEHVSESLERRLNALEDSYALAQKQVGVALATAEQLKTSDLPAQLLSLHTEMKARLAEMQQATVSLEQLSQLQTMLKGKSEEFEGVRIHVEGLATLSAELSQKVEVLTGSVEEAESKLEDRVGQVETLSATLDRQAAEVLRLKEQLDTYQAQLEASTLEMATVRELLVSEQSQRLQQASVEEQLSTTVGQTEEETASAAKEEEIPEADAALAAEEEEAAAAAAAAAAAEEEEAAAAAAAAAAAAEEEEAAAAAAEEEEAAAAAAAAAAEEEEAAAAAAAAEEEEEAAAAAAAAEEEEEAAAAAAAEEEEAAAAAEEEEAATAEEEEAPADGEQEASNPEEEAEADEGAAGVEQEDSVNEETAPAEEVEAVEEDQTEQDKLVALSEKTAEGEQSEEENQEAHEEESHKAEEEEEEVEVVEVEAVPEVENGLEGEKVLEEEEQQQDKAAEEEADE; from the exons ATGACTGCAAAGCATCGAAGAGGGAAAGGCAACCACAAACATGAAGAtaactttttcaaaaatgaagtTACCGAGTCAGAAGTTCGCACGGGAGTGAATAATCACGCTCTCCACTTGGTTTTATTTCTGCTGATTGTAATTGGCGGTGCCACTGGCGCATGGTTCTGTTTCCAGCAGCACCAAACTTTAACCTACTTAACAGACAATCTCGTGGGCATGCAGATGAAAATAGTCAAACTACAGTCCTCCCACGAAGAAATGCGACAGTCAAGTAGTGAg CACGTTTCAGAAAGCCTAGAGAGACGCCTGAATGCTCTGGAGGATTCTTATGCATTGGCCCAGAAACAGGTGGGCGTGGCCTTGGCTACAGCTGAACAGCTCAAGACGTCTGACCTGCCCGCTCAGCTGCTGTCCCTCCACACGGAGATGAAAGCCCGCCTGGCGGAGATGCAGCAGGCCACCGTGTCTCTGGAGCAGCTGAGCCAGCTGCAGACCATGCTGAAGGGGAAGAGTGAGGAGTTCGAGGGTGTCAGGATTCATGTGGAGGGCCTGGCCACACTGAGCGCTGAGCTATCCCAGAAGGTTGAAGTCTTGACAGGGAGCGTGGAAGAAGCAGAATCAAAGCTGGAGGACAGAGTTGGACAGGTTGAGACGCTGAGTGCCACCCTGGATAGACAGGCCGCCGAGGTGCTCCGACTAAAAGAGCAGCTGGACACCTACCAGGCTCAGCTTGAGGCCAGCACACTGGAAATGGCTACCGTCAG AGAGCTGCTTGTGAGTGAACAGTCCCAGCGGCTCCAGCAGGCCAGTGTGGAGGAGCAGCTCAGTACG ACGGTGGGACAGACGGAAGAAGAGACAGCTTCCGCagctaaagaagaagaaatcccTGAAGCAGACGCTGCTCTCGCAGCtgaagaagaggaggctgcagcagcagcagcagcagcagcagcagccgaagaagaggaggctgcagcagcagcagcagcagcagcagcagcagctgaagaagaggaggctgcagcagcagcagctgaagaagaggaggctgcagcagcagcagcagcagcagcagctgaagaagaggaggctgcagcagcagcagcagcagctgaagaagaagaggaggctgcagcagcagcagcagcagctgaagaagaagaggaggctgcagcagcagcagcagctgaagaagaggaggctgcagcagcagctgaagAAGAGGAAGCTGCAACAGCTGAA GAAGAGGAAGCTCCTGCAGATGGAGAACAAGAGGCATCCAACCCAGAAGAAGAGGCAGAGGCAGATGAAGGAGCAGCTGGTGTGGAGCAGGAGGACTCTGTGAATGAGGAAACGGCCCCTGCagaggaggtggaggcagtaGAGGAGGATCAGACAGAGCAGGACAAGTTGGTTGCTTTATCGGAAAAGACAGCAGAAGGGGAACAAAGTGAAGAGGAGAACCAGGAAGCACATGAAGAGGAGAGCCAcaaagcagaggaggaggaggaggaggtggaggtggtggaggtggaggcagtGCCTGAAGTAGAGAATGGACTGGAAGGGGAGAAAGTGTTAGAagaagaggagcagcagcaggataAAGCAGCTGAAGAGGAGGCTGATGAATGA
- the LOC116692856 gene encoding protein phosphatase 1 regulatory subunit 12A, giving the protein MQAFVPRSYLAPVRDEEAESQRKAKSRHARQTRRSTQGVTLTDLKEAQKTNSQPPPDGQTEEGGTLDERTDLRKSMMDDRRVKTGLTESTDTTEISLKWSKMDEQGNIEPRLETLAESPIPNLSHSSIAGSRGLLYCNNSFRAGERWWRDENQNPVEDAAQLSLSSKQQQRRLCSDVDASDYNTAKKHDRLPITRADLCMTP; this is encoded by the exons ATGCAAGCATTTGTTCCCAG GTCGTATCTGGCCCCGGTCAGGGATGAAGAAGCGGAGTCTCAGAGGAAAGCGAAGTCTCGTCATGCCAGACAGACCCGCAGGTCAACACAG GGCGTGACTCTAACAGACCTGAAAGAGGCTCAGAAGACCAACAGCCAGCCTCCTCCAGACGGACAGACGGAGGAAGGAGGCACTCTGGATGAAAGGACCGATCTGAGGAAAAGCATGATGGATGACAGGCGAGTCAAAACCGGCCTGACAGAGTCCACGGACACAACGGAGATCAGTCTGAAATGGAGCAAAATGGACGAG CAGGGGAACATTGAACCCAGGTTAGAAACCCTCGCTGAGTCTCCGATACCAAACCTTTCACATTCATCTATTGCTGGATCCCGGGGCCTGCTTTACTGCAACAACTCCTTCAGAG CTGGTGAGAGATGGTGGAGAGATGAAAACCAGAATCCCGTTGAAGATGCGGCACAGCTGAGCCTTTCATCAAAGCAGCAACAGAGACGACTCTGCAGTGATGTCGACGCTTCAGACTACAACACTGCAAAG AAGCATGACAGGCTGCCCATCACCAGAGCCGACCTCTGCATGACTCCATGA
- the LOC116693130 gene encoding protein phosphatase 1 regulatory subunit 12B isoform X4 has product MSTYYPRTKDLTRTRKSVTDSPPSSPSPTDKNYRHERLSRYDSSGESVTDKPLGRTSSYTRRETRLAALNRQEQDSTTKDYKKMYAEALHENEKLKSRLQDSKQELVKIRSQLEKVTQRHDRISERSTVLESEKREKQALEKRVSNMEDELKDAPLRFRCGYQP; this is encoded by the exons ATGTCAACCTACTACCCACGCACCAAGGACCTGACTCGCACCAGGAAGTCAGTGACAGATTCTCCACCGTCCTCTCCGTCCCCCACAGACAAAAACTACAGA CATGAAAGATTGTCAAG ATATGACTCCAGTGGGGAGAGTGTGACAGACAAACCATTGGGCCGCACCAGCTCTTACACTCGGAGAGAGACGAGGCTGGCTGCTCTGAACAGACAGGAGCAGGACTCCACTACCAAAGACTATAAGAAG ATGTATGCAGAAGCTTTGCATGAGAATGAGAAGCTCAAGTCCAGGTTGCAGGACAGCAAACAGGAACTGGTCAAGATACGTTCCCAGCTGGAGAAAGTCACTCAG AGGCACGACAGAATATCAGAGAGATCTACAGTACTTGAATCAGAGAAAAGG GAAAAACAAGCTCTTGAGAAAAGAGTGTCAAACATGGAAGATGAGTTAAAG GACGCCCCACTGCGGTTCCGCTGTGGGTACCAGCCCTGA
- the zgc:66479 gene encoding uncharacterized abhydrolase domain-containing protein DDB_G0269086 isoform X1: MTAKHRRGKGNHKHEDNFFKNEVTESEVRTGVNNHALHLVLFLLIVIGGATGAWFCFQQHQTLTYLTDNLVGMQMKIVKLQSSHEEMRQSSSEQHVSESLERRLNALEDSYALAQKQVGVALATAEQLKTSDLPAQLLSLHTEMKARLAEMQQATVSLEQLSQLQTMLKGKSEEFEGVRIHVEGLATLSAELSQKVEVLTGSVEEAESKLEDRVGQVETLSATLDRQAAEVLRLKEQLDTYQAQLEASTLEMATVRELLVSEQSQRLQQASVEEQLSTTVGQTEEETASAAKEEEIPEADAALAAEEEEAAAAAAAAAAAEEEEAAAAAAAAAAAAEEEEAAAAAAEEEEAAAAAAAAAAEEEEAAAAAAAAEEEEEAAAAAAAAEEEEEAAAAAAAEEEEAAAAAEEEEAATAEEEEAPADGEQEASNPEEEAEADEGAAGVEQEDSVNEETAPAEEVEAVEEDQTEQDKLVALSEKTAEGEQSEEENQEAHEEESHKAEEEEEEVEVVEVEAVPEVENGLEGEKVLEEEEQQQDKAAEEEADE; this comes from the exons ATGACTGCAAAGCATCGAAGAGGGAAAGGCAACCACAAACATGAAGAtaactttttcaaaaatgaagtTACCGAGTCAGAAGTTCGCACGGGAGTGAATAATCACGCTCTCCACTTGGTTTTATTTCTGCTGATTGTAATTGGCGGTGCCACTGGCGCATGGTTCTGTTTCCAGCAGCACCAAACTTTAACCTACTTAACAGACAATCTCGTGGGCATGCAGATGAAAATAGTCAAACTACAGTCCTCCCACGAAGAAATGCGACAGTCAAGTAGTGAg CAGCACGTTTCAGAAAGCCTAGAGAGACGCCTGAATGCTCTGGAGGATTCTTATGCATTGGCCCAGAAACAGGTGGGCGTGGCCTTGGCTACAGCTGAACAGCTCAAGACGTCTGACCTGCCCGCTCAGCTGCTGTCCCTCCACACGGAGATGAAAGCCCGCCTGGCGGAGATGCAGCAGGCCACCGTGTCTCTGGAGCAGCTGAGCCAGCTGCAGACCATGCTGAAGGGGAAGAGTGAGGAGTTCGAGGGTGTCAGGATTCATGTGGAGGGCCTGGCCACACTGAGCGCTGAGCTATCCCAGAAGGTTGAAGTCTTGACAGGGAGCGTGGAAGAAGCAGAATCAAAGCTGGAGGACAGAGTTGGACAGGTTGAGACGCTGAGTGCCACCCTGGATAGACAGGCCGCCGAGGTGCTCCGACTAAAAGAGCAGCTGGACACCTACCAGGCTCAGCTTGAGGCCAGCACACTGGAAATGGCTACCGTCAG AGAGCTGCTTGTGAGTGAACAGTCCCAGCGGCTCCAGCAGGCCAGTGTGGAGGAGCAGCTCAGTACG ACGGTGGGACAGACGGAAGAAGAGACAGCTTCCGCagctaaagaagaagaaatcccTGAAGCAGACGCTGCTCTCGCAGCtgaagaagaggaggctgcagcagcagcagcagcagcagcagcagccgaagaagaggaggctgcagcagcagcagcagcagcagcagcagcagctgaagaagaggaggctgcagcagcagcagctgaagaagaggaggctgcagcagcagcagcagcagcagcagctgaagaagaggaggctgcagcagcagcagcagcagctgaagaagaagaggaggctgcagcagcagcagcagcagctgaagaagaagaggaggctgcagcagcagcagcagctgaagaagaggaggctgcagcagcagctgaagAAGAGGAAGCTGCAACAGCTGAA GAAGAGGAAGCTCCTGCAGATGGAGAACAAGAGGCATCCAACCCAGAAGAAGAGGCAGAGGCAGATGAAGGAGCAGCTGGTGTGGAGCAGGAGGACTCTGTGAATGAGGAAACGGCCCCTGCagaggaggtggaggcagtaGAGGAGGATCAGACAGAGCAGGACAAGTTGGTTGCTTTATCGGAAAAGACAGCAGAAGGGGAACAAAGTGAAGAGGAGAACCAGGAAGCACATGAAGAGGAGAGCCAcaaagcagaggaggaggaggaggaggtggaggtggtggaggtggaggcagtGCCTGAAGTAGAGAATGGACTGGAAGGGGAGAAAGTGTTAGAagaagaggagcagcagcaggataAAGCAGCTGAAGAGGAGGCTGATGAATGA